A genomic stretch from Mycobacterium paraterrae includes:
- a CDS encoding DUF4333 domain-containing protein, whose amino-acid sequence MINPIPRTLVVASAITGTLIGLAACSSGPKMVSKDDIAKQITAKMSDAAGNKPDSVSCPDGLKGEVGAQLNCAMKIKGQDYNVNVTATSVKGDDVEFDMVETVDKDLVASKVSEQLTQKVGRKPDAVTCPDNLKGAVGSTLRCDLKDDGQTYGVTVTVSDVEAGDVHFDFKVDDQAK is encoded by the coding sequence ATGATTAATCCGATACCCCGGACATTGGTTGTCGCCAGCGCGATCACGGGCACCTTGATCGGCCTTGCCGCGTGCTCGAGCGGGCCGAAGATGGTGAGCAAGGACGATATCGCCAAACAGATCACTGCCAAGATGAGCGACGCCGCCGGCAACAAGCCGGATTCGGTCTCGTGTCCGGACGGATTGAAGGGCGAGGTCGGTGCCCAGCTGAACTGCGCGATGAAGATCAAGGGCCAGGACTACAACGTCAACGTCACCGCTACCAGCGTAAAAGGCGATGACGTTGAGTTCGACATGGTCGAGACGGTCGATAAGGACCTGGTCGCCAGCAAGGTCAGCGAACAGCTCACCCAGAAGGTTGGCCGCAAGCCCGACGCTGTGACGTGTCCCGACAACCTGAAGGGCGCCGTGGGGTCGACGTTGCGCTGCGACCTGAAAGACGATGGGCAGACCTACGGCGTCACGGTCACCGTCAGCGATGTCGAGGCCGGTGACGTGCACTTCGATTTCAAGGTTGACGACCAAGCCAAATAA
- a CDS encoding neutral zinc metallopeptidase — protein sequence MPKIGWYSRASVFAAVMVLACAGCSSTKSSTPAAAPAAAADSVQIHGNASDPVNKIVIKAIADLQTFWEGEFPKLYGHDYTPVKGGFYAVTPSSGQFAPCAQAAADISGNAFYCSKADDVAWDVEKLLPDLRKRFGDFVIPVVLAHEWGHAIQARADFQGPTVVKEIQADCFAGAWAAHAAKTEAFKASEDDLDNALAGFLFLRDEPGTEKRDPQAHGSGFDRVNSFRTGFDNGAGSCKGYKVGDPPVVEIPFTNAADVESGGNAPYEDIISGVPNDLEDYWSQVYPKLTGQPWTPLQPARAFNPADPPTCGGQPTSDYVLFYCVPEDYVGFDAVKAMPQIYDQGGDFAVATLIATQYGLAVLAHGGQDATDKLTSLRADCMAGAWAASILLEDRPESAFKMSPGDLDKGITALIVFRGSGDVARQGHGSVRVDAYRDGVMNGAKACVTR from the coding sequence ATGCCGAAAATCGGGTGGTATTCACGTGCTTCTGTGTTTGCTGCGGTGATGGTTTTGGCATGTGCGGGGTGCAGTTCGACGAAATCGTCGACACCCGCCGCCGCTCCCGCCGCCGCCGCGGATTCGGTGCAGATCCACGGGAATGCCTCGGATCCGGTCAACAAGATCGTCATCAAGGCAATCGCCGACTTGCAGACCTTTTGGGAAGGTGAGTTCCCCAAGCTCTACGGTCACGACTACACCCCGGTGAAAGGCGGCTTCTACGCGGTCACGCCGTCGTCGGGTCAATTCGCACCGTGCGCCCAGGCGGCCGCCGACATCTCCGGCAACGCGTTTTACTGCTCGAAGGCCGACGATGTGGCATGGGACGTCGAGAAGTTGCTGCCTGACCTGCGAAAGCGCTTCGGAGACTTCGTGATTCCGGTCGTGCTGGCCCATGAGTGGGGCCATGCCATCCAAGCGCGAGCCGACTTCCAAGGTCCGACCGTGGTCAAGGAGATTCAGGCCGACTGCTTCGCCGGGGCCTGGGCGGCTCATGCGGCCAAAACCGAGGCCTTCAAAGCCAGCGAAGACGACCTCGACAATGCGCTCGCCGGCTTCCTTTTCCTTCGCGACGAGCCAGGGACCGAGAAGCGCGATCCTCAGGCCCACGGCAGCGGCTTCGACCGGGTGAACTCGTTCCGCACCGGATTCGACAACGGCGCGGGATCGTGCAAGGGCTACAAGGTCGGCGATCCGCCGGTCGTCGAGATTCCCTTCACCAACGCCGCCGACGTCGAGAGCGGCGGCAACGCACCTTACGAGGACATCATCAGCGGCGTCCCGAATGATCTGGAGGACTACTGGTCTCAGGTCTATCCCAAGTTGACCGGGCAGCCCTGGACACCGCTGCAGCCGGCGAGGGCCTTCAACCCGGCCGATCCACCCACCTGTGGAGGGCAGCCGACCAGCGACTACGTGCTGTTCTATTGCGTACCGGAGGACTACGTCGGATTCGACGCCGTCAAGGCGATGCCTCAGATCTACGACCAGGGCGGTGATTTCGCGGTCGCCACCCTGATCGCGACCCAATACGGACTGGCGGTGCTGGCGCACGGCGGTCAAGACGCGACTGACAAGCTCACCTCGCTGCGTGCCGACTGCATGGCCGGTGCCTGGGCTGCCAGCATCCTATTGGAGGACCGCCCGGAAAGCGCTTTCAAGATGTCGCCGGGTGACCTCGATAAGGGGATCACGGCGCTGATCGTCTTCCGCGGGTCTGGTGACGTGGCGCGCCAAGGGCACGGATCGGTCCGCGTCGACGCCTACCGCGACGGAGTCATGAACGGCGCCAAGGCCTGCGTGACGCGCTAA
- a CDS encoding TM2 domain-containing protein, whose protein sequence is MTTPEYPYPEDGFGYPSPGYPPPPGWPVAVDAYGRPLSDRSKVTAGLLGLFFGSLDVGRFYLGYTGMGIAQIAATWLTCGIGGLWPLIDAIMILAGKVPDAQGRILRE, encoded by the coding sequence ATGACGACGCCCGAATACCCTTATCCCGAAGACGGTTTCGGCTATCCGTCCCCGGGATATCCTCCGCCGCCCGGTTGGCCCGTGGCCGTCGACGCCTACGGCCGGCCGCTGTCGGACCGCAGCAAAGTCACCGCCGGGCTATTGGGCTTGTTCTTTGGATCTCTTGATGTGGGCCGGTTTTACCTCGGCTACACCGGGATGGGCATCGCGCAAATCGCCGCGACGTGGCTGACGTGTGGCATCGGCGGGCTGTGGCCGCTGATTGACGCCATCATGATCCTTGCCGGCAAAGTGCCGGACGCCCAGGGCCGCATCCTTCGGGAATGA